A portion of the Anthonomus grandis grandis chromosome 19, icAntGran1.3, whole genome shotgun sequence genome contains these proteins:
- the LOC126747196 gene encoding uncharacterized protein LOC126747196 — translation MSRRSALILNMALKQADCEFGNHAKAVPSNSTEMDNVVTGTDVQQQPSREMIDGKASQNNSGVDNNFDVDSQQPSSSRIMCLTTPDSNFTISTDDLEDGENELLNFEDSGSEYDPEEVDESESKKSDSVDSEEQELEEPEEEERNEQKGRPKKGRPIKYQGQTFKSRKKLKDANRKHYTVKGKLVEKK, via the exons ATGAGTCGGAGAAGtgctttaatattaaatatggcGTTAAAGCAGGCAGATTGTGAATTCGGTAATCATGCGAAGGCTGTACCg tcAAACAGTACAGAAATGGATAATGTTGTTACTGGTACTGATGTACAACAACAGCCGTCCAGAGAAATGATCGATGGGAAAGCTTCg CAAAACAACAGCGGAGTAGATAATAATTTCGATGTGGATTCGCAACAGCCATCATCCAGCAGAATAATGTGCCTGACAACGCCG GATTCCAATTTTACTATTTCCACTGATGATCTTGAGGATGGAGAAAACGAACTTCTTAACTTTGAAGATTCAGGAAGCGAATATGATCCGGAAGAAGTTGATGAATCTGAATCTAAAAAATCTGACTCTGTAGACTCTGAAGAGCAAGAACTTGAAGAACCAGAAGAAGAAGAACGAAACGAACAAAAGGGCCGGCCAAAAAAAGGAAGACCTATAAAATATCAAGGACAGACTTTTAagagtagaaaaaaattaaaagacgcCAACAGGAAACATTACACAGTAAAAGGAAAACTGgtagagaaaaaatga